The proteins below come from a single Gimesia alba genomic window:
- a CDS encoding DEAD/DEAH box helicase, whose protein sequence is MSFYGYHPIIEKWFQNRFQGPTEPQQQGWPCINRGEHTLISAPTGSGKTLTAFLSVIDRLVKRSLDGDLENEISVIYVSPLRALSNDMHRNLTEPLEEISQLLEEEDYTFTPIRVGLRTGDTPSSKRTALVRRPPHILVTTPESLYLMLTGSKSRETLKTVETVIVDEIHALLRDKRGSHWSLTLERLEALVDHPLQRIGLSATQKPLERVAQYLVGNRPEIEITDKPPQTERHEFPEQTCRIVNIGHSRTLDVAIQVPPSELSAICTHEQWAEVLEQIVELIQLHHSTLIFVNTRRLAERITHQLTERLGEDVVGSHHGSLSAKIRHRTEQKLKSGELKAVIATASLELGIDVGYIDLVVQIGSPRGIATFLQRIGRSGHSLGLVPKGRIFALSRDELLESMALVRSIKQGILDTVRMPEAPVDILAQQITAEVACEEWNTDELFETMTRAYSYRNLKRSDFDSTLHFLSEGISTTAGRSRVYLHHDQVQNRVRSRKNARLVSTMNGGAIPEIASYRVVTEDDQTVVGSVDEDFAVESMAGDIFLLGNTSWQIRYVRGGDVTVVDANGAPPSIPFWFGEAPGRSLELSTEISHLREELERQVENPEQAILWLSQETNTDEWGSKQIVDYVLAEKAALGIVPTQKRIVFERFFDESGGMQLVIHAPFGGDINRAWGYTMRKRFCRSYNFELQATADDNGIILSLGPQHSFPLESLFTMLNTRNVQQLSEQAILDHPMFHVRWRWNVTRALLVSRMQNGKKVPPPLQRFRAEDLLTAVFPRLTGCPENEIGEIVRPDHILVDQTLYDCLNEQLDIDGFKTVLQEIEQGTVKLIPRDTREPSPFCYELLNSSPYTFLDGGEAQERRARAVATRHTLSIESVEDLGRLSPEAIAQVCQEAQPLVRNADEFHDLLLGRIHLPINEQPDWADWYQELEATGRATTLQRTENQSANRCTESWVATERLPAALAAFPESQHAPPVTVPVGVRQEWESAEARTAIIRGLLDTCGPLTVAEIANFAGMTDSQTEAALMALEGEGIAMQGFFRVKDPNWDQSADESAPQQETTAADSPPKEWCHRRLLARIHRLTLQGLRAQVQPVDTSVFIQYLTRLHGMAGDEKRSGTNGLFEILSMLQGIDIPAICWERDILPARLSNYQNNQLDELCFTGEIGWGRLYPPKRTADQGKPMTGITRNAPVSFFLREDIPWLTYFSESSTQNTEDQNYLSSPAVEIQELLTQQGALFATDLMAATESLPTQVADALGELISRGLVTSDSFSGMRQFTEDRSTKNRRAARKSRIGLVRKRSTPNNTGRWSIWRRELATEIEERSLQYYEYVEQWAWQLLRRWGVVFRDLLVKESGAPRWFELLQIYRRLEARGEIRGGRFVSGVAGEQFAMSGTIQELRKLRDESATDELTILSATDPLNLVGILTKQARIPSTANNRLAYWNGSLIAYSRSEELFLLANVNEKTKRELILGFGLPIHGTNINETAATGSKPAIELQTQQSPAEDDMLIPTGDSSIKEEKKSPRPSFL, encoded by the coding sequence ATGTCATTTTACGGATATCACCCAATCATTGAAAAATGGTTTCAAAATCGATTCCAGGGACCGACGGAACCGCAGCAGCAAGGCTGGCCCTGTATTAATCGTGGTGAGCATACCCTGATTTCAGCCCCTACCGGCAGCGGAAAAACATTGACCGCGTTTCTGTCCGTGATAGATCGTCTTGTAAAACGTTCGCTGGACGGTGATCTGGAGAATGAAATCTCGGTGATCTATGTCTCTCCATTACGGGCTCTCTCAAATGACATGCACCGCAATCTGACAGAACCTCTGGAAGAAATTTCCCAGTTACTAGAAGAAGAAGACTACACTTTCACCCCCATTCGCGTCGGCCTGCGAACGGGAGACACCCCTTCTTCGAAGCGAACCGCACTTGTCCGTCGTCCTCCTCATATCCTGGTCACCACTCCGGAATCGCTGTATTTAATGCTGACCGGCTCTAAAAGTCGCGAGACACTCAAAACGGTGGAAACCGTGATCGTGGATGAAATTCACGCCTTGCTACGAGACAAACGCGGCTCACACTGGTCACTTACCCTGGAACGTCTGGAAGCATTAGTCGATCATCCTCTGCAACGAATCGGCTTGTCAGCCACTCAAAAACCTCTAGAACGGGTGGCACAATATCTGGTCGGAAATCGACCGGAAATTGAAATCACCGACAAGCCCCCCCAAACAGAGCGCCACGAATTTCCCGAACAAACCTGCCGCATTGTCAACATTGGTCACTCCCGTACTCTGGACGTTGCTATCCAGGTTCCCCCATCCGAATTGAGCGCGATCTGCACTCACGAGCAATGGGCCGAAGTTCTGGAGCAGATCGTCGAACTGATTCAGTTGCACCACAGCACATTGATCTTCGTCAACACACGAAGGCTGGCCGAACGCATCACCCATCAGTTGACAGAGAGACTGGGCGAAGACGTTGTCGGCAGCCATCACGGCTCACTCTCGGCAAAAATTCGGCATCGCACCGAACAGAAATTGAAAAGTGGCGAGCTCAAAGCGGTTATCGCGACCGCTTCTCTCGAACTGGGAATAGATGTCGGCTACATCGATCTGGTTGTGCAGATTGGCTCACCCCGCGGCATTGCTACCTTTCTCCAGCGCATCGGACGCTCAGGACACTCACTCGGTCTGGTTCCTAAAGGACGCATCTTTGCCCTCTCGCGGGATGAACTCCTGGAAAGCATGGCACTGGTCCGATCAATTAAACAAGGCATCCTCGATACCGTTCGCATGCCGGAAGCCCCCGTCGATATCCTGGCACAACAAATCACCGCCGAAGTCGCCTGTGAAGAATGGAACACAGATGAATTATTCGAAACGATGACGCGCGCCTATTCTTATCGGAACCTGAAACGGTCCGATTTTGATAGCACGCTTCATTTTCTGAGTGAGGGTATCAGCACCACAGCCGGTCGCAGTCGCGTCTATTTACATCACGATCAAGTCCAGAACCGCGTCCGCAGCAGAAAAAATGCCCGTCTCGTCTCCACGATGAACGGAGGTGCGATTCCGGAAATCGCCTCGTATCGCGTGGTCACCGAAGACGACCAGACCGTGGTCGGCTCAGTCGACGAAGACTTTGCCGTGGAAAGCATGGCGGGAGATATTTTCCTGCTCGGCAATACATCCTGGCAAATTCGCTATGTCCGAGGCGGCGATGTCACTGTAGTCGATGCTAATGGCGCGCCCCCTTCCATCCCGTTCTGGTTTGGTGAAGCACCAGGGCGCTCTCTCGAACTTTCGACCGAAATCTCACATCTGCGCGAAGAACTCGAACGGCAGGTCGAAAACCCGGAACAAGCCATTCTCTGGCTGAGCCAAGAAACCAACACGGACGAATGGGGCAGCAAGCAGATTGTCGATTACGTTCTGGCAGAAAAGGCCGCACTGGGCATTGTCCCGACTCAAAAGCGAATCGTTTTCGAACGCTTCTTCGATGAATCGGGGGGCATGCAACTGGTGATCCACGCTCCCTTTGGTGGCGATATCAACCGCGCCTGGGGCTACACCATGCGTAAGCGTTTCTGCCGTTCCTATAATTTTGAGCTGCAGGCAACGGCCGACGACAATGGCATTATCCTCTCACTTGGACCTCAACACAGCTTTCCCTTAGAGAGCCTATTTACGATGTTGAATACAAGAAACGTTCAACAACTTTCCGAGCAGGCGATTTTGGATCACCCCATGTTTCATGTCCGCTGGCGCTGGAATGTCACCCGGGCACTGCTGGTTTCGCGGATGCAGAACGGGAAGAAAGTACCGCCGCCGCTCCAACGCTTTCGCGCCGAGGACCTGCTCACTGCCGTCTTCCCGCGTCTGACCGGCTGTCCCGAAAATGAAATTGGGGAAATCGTCCGCCCCGATCATATTCTGGTCGACCAGACTCTCTATGACTGCTTGAACGAGCAACTCGATATCGATGGCTTCAAAACCGTGCTCCAGGAAATCGAACAGGGAACCGTCAAACTGATTCCCCGCGATACCAGAGAGCCTTCTCCTTTTTGCTACGAACTTTTGAACTCCAGCCCGTATACGTTTCTGGATGGTGGCGAAGCACAGGAACGCCGCGCCCGTGCGGTCGCAACACGCCACACACTTTCCATCGAAAGTGTCGAAGACCTGGGCAGACTCTCCCCCGAAGCAATCGCACAGGTTTGCCAGGAAGCACAACCACTGGTACGAAACGCCGATGAATTCCATGATCTTCTACTGGGCCGCATTCATCTTCCCATTAATGAGCAGCCGGACTGGGCCGACTGGTATCAGGAACTGGAAGCAACGGGCCGTGCGACAACACTACAAAGAACAGAGAATCAATCAGCGAACCGCTGCACCGAAAGCTGGGTCGCAACAGAGCGTCTCCCGGCAGCACTGGCTGCCTTCCCCGAGAGTCAGCATGCACCGCCTGTCACCGTTCCTGTTGGTGTGCGTCAGGAATGGGAATCAGCAGAAGCCCGCACTGCCATCATTCGCGGTCTACTCGATACTTGTGGCCCGTTGACCGTCGCAGAAATCGCAAACTTCGCAGGCATGACGGATTCACAAACAGAAGCGGCGCTGATGGCGCTCGAAGGCGAAGGCATCGCGATGCAGGGTTTCTTCCGTGTCAAAGATCCCAACTGGGATCAAAGCGCCGATGAGTCAGCCCCCCAACAAGAAACAACTGCCGCCGACTCACCTCCGAAAGAGTGGTGTCACCGGCGTTTGCTGGCACGCATTCACAGACTCACCCTGCAAGGTCTGCGTGCTCAAGTGCAACCGGTCGATACGAGTGTCTTCATCCAATATCTCACACGGCTTCACGGCATGGCGGGCGACGAAAAACGGTCGGGAACAAACGGCCTGTTTGAAATCCTCTCCATGCTCCAGGGAATCGACATCCCGGCGATTTGCTGGGAACGCGACATACTGCCAGCCCGACTTTCCAATTACCAGAATAATCAATTGGATGAACTCTGTTTTACGGGTGAAATTGGCTGGGGACGCCTCTACCCTCCCAAACGAACCGCCGATCAGGGCAAACCAATGACCGGCATTACTCGTAATGCCCCCGTCTCTTTCTTTTTGAGAGAAGATATCCCCTGGCTGACATATTTCAGTGAGTCTTCAACGCAGAATACCGAAGATCAGAATTATTTGAGCAGCCCGGCTGTGGAAATTCAGGAACTACTCACGCAACAGGGGGCTCTGTTCGCCACCGACTTAATGGCTGCAACAGAATCCCTTCCCACACAGGTCGCCGATGCATTGGGCGAACTCATCTCGCGCGGGTTGGTGACCTCCGACAGTTTCTCCGGCATGCGACAATTTACCGAAGATCGTTCCACAAAAAACCGACGTGCTGCACGAAAATCAAGAATCGGCCTGGTCCGCAAACGCAGCACTCCGAACAATACAGGACGCTGGTCGATCTGGCGACGTGAACTTGCGACTGAGATTGAAGAACGCAGCCTGCAATATTATGAGTATGTCGAGCAATGGGCGTGGCAACTGTTAAGGCGTTGGGGAGTGGTCTTCCGCGACTTATTAGTAAAAGAATCCGGCGCCCCCCGCTGGTTTGAATTGCTGCAGATTTATCGACGTCTCGAAGCCCGGGGTGAAATTCGCGGCGGTCGTTTCGTATCTGGAGTCGCAGGGGAACAATTTGCGATGTCGGGAACAATTCAGGAATTGCGAAAGCTCCGTGATGAATCAGCGACCGATGAGCTGACGATTCTTTCCGCCACCGACCCGTTGAATCTCGTGGGAATCTTGACGAAACAGGCGCGCATCCCCAGCACTGCTAACAACCGTCTCGCTTATTGGAATGGAAGTCTGATTGCCTATTCACGGAGCGAAGAACTGTTTTTACTCGCAAACGTCAATGAAAAAACAAAACGCGAACTGATCCTGGGATTTGGGCTCCCCATCCATGGAACGAATATCAATGAAACAGCCGCTACAGGTTCAAAACCGGCGATCGAACTACAAACGCAACAGTCTCCTGCTGAAGACGACATGCTGATTCCCACAGGAGACAGCTCTATCAAAGAAGAGAAAAAGTCGCCACGCCCTTCTTTTCTCTAA